Part of the Capsicum annuum cultivar UCD-10X-F1 unplaced genomic scaffold, UCD10Xv1.1 ctg3878, whole genome shotgun sequence genome, TCGATATACATGATATTGGTTTTCAAGACAGGAACAAGTTGGTTGAAAGGCTTGTGAAAGTTGCAGATGAGGATAATGAGAAGTTCTTGTGGAAACTCAGGAACAGAATTGACAGGTAAGTAAATGAAGAATCTCTTGTCATAGACAATACTTATTAATTGTGATCAAACTTTAGGAGTCTTTATGATTCGTCAGCGATTTATACGTTGTTAGAAGATCTTGAGATTATACTTCTTCTATAGTtctgtttcaatttatatgacataatTTGACCGTGTATGGAAGAAAACTTTTGAACGTGTGGTCTTAAATATGTTGTAACATGGCTATAGGACTTTTGAAACTCGtgtcttaaacatgtcatataaCTTGTGTGGCTATAAAAGTTTCTCATTAAGAGTAGAATGAAAAGTTAATAAAGTTTGGTTGTTTCTAGATATAAAAATGTGTTATTCTTAATGAAGCTAACTAAAAAGGAAGTAGTTTCACATAAActggaatggagggagtaaacGGAGTGGCATAGATAATGAGGATTCACATAGTCAATCCGACTTGCTCAGAATTAAGACGTAGTAGTTGTTGTACTGTTGTTTAcctaagaaatatttatttatgacgGGCTTAAAGTGAGCGATTCATATAGTCAATCCAACTTGCTTAGAACTGAGATGTAGTTATTGTTATACTGTTGCTAATCTATGAATAGTTGTTTCTCTCCCGTTGACTTAAGTGGTTCgatatttctcttttcttttttacagAGTTGGGATTGATTTGCCAGAAATAGAAGTAAGATATGAGCATCTAACTATTGAGGCAGATGCATATGTAGGAAGTAGAGCTTTGCCTACATTTACCAACTTTATCACTAATTTTCTTGAGgtaaaaaatctaaaagaaaatcttcgatttcaaatctcaattctctTTAACAAAATGGATGTTTGTAAGTAACTTTTTTTTCGTTTGGTTTTATAGACAGTTTTGAACTCTCTCCATATCCTATCAAGTCGAAAGAAGAAGCTCACTATTCTTAATGATGTGAGTGGTATCATTAAGCCTTGCAGAATGACTTTGCTTTTAGGACCTCCAAGTTCTGGCAAAACCACTCTGTTATTAGCTTTGGCGGGGAAGCTTGACTCTGCCCTTAAGGTAACATCTTTAGTTCTGAGTATCGAAGggatttaagttatatatactGATAGTGCAAAGACTGGTTATCATTTTACAGGTCTAACAATCAATATTTGCTAATCATAGACCGTCAGTGCATAGAACTTAAACTCcaaactacttttttttttgtgtggaaaTCAGGTTACTGGAAAAGTGACCTATAATGGACATGGAATGAATGAATTTGTGCCACAAAGAACGGCTGCTTATATTAGCCAGTATGATTTACACATCGGAGAGATGACTGTGAGAGAAACCTTGGAATTCTCTGCCAAATGCCAGGGAGTTGGCTCGCGTTATGGTTAGCATTTCTTTCCTTTcccttattattttttaatcttgattATATTTACAATATCTTCTTCAGTAAAAAAGCTATTAGAAGTGCTTCGCTTGCCATCATGCTAAAAGCTGTAGTTTATAGAAAGCACACTACTTTATTTCTTAATAACTAGGCCCACCAAGCAAGCACCATGTTCGATAATGTCACCGACCTGGGCAAACTTCAGCCCTTCATAGGTCTTGCAACAGCAGGATATTGGCATTACACAACAATCCTTCTGACAAAACCTGCTCCATGTAGCATGTTTCTCTTGGGAATTGAATCCATGACCTTAGCCGGTGGccctgataccacttgttaggatCAATCGCGCGCTTACCCTCATGCCAAAAGCTATGAAGTTGGCAAGCACCATGTGCGATCATGACAGGATGTTGGCATTACTGAACCCAACTAAAGCATTTTGTGTTGAAATTTAAattacatagatgatatatttattgatgtttcTCTGAGATTTTTTGCAGATATGATGGTGGAACTGGCAAGAAGAGAGAAAGAAGCTAAAATCAAGCCAGATCCTGATATTGATATCTTCATGAAGGTATGCAATTTGTAAGTAATTGTAAGTGGATATTTTCTTTCTCCAAAACAAAAATGTTTATAACCTTAATTATTTTGTGAGAATATAGGCATTAGCAACGGAGGGACGAGAAGCTAGCTTTGTTACAAATTATATTCTCAAGGTAACAAATGTTATGTCTCTAAATTTTCGACCATCAGAAGGCGGAAGAAAATTTGACAACTAagtaatttttgtattttgtctGCAGCTTTTGGGGCTAGATATTTGTGCAGATACTATGGTGGGAGATGAAATGATAAGGGGTATTTCAGGAGGACAAAAGAAGCGTGTGACAACGGGTGAAATGCTCGTTGGACCGTCAAAGGCActtttcatggatgaaatctCAACTGGATTGGATAGTTCAACTACTTATTCAATAGTGAACTCTCTAAGACAAACTGTGAAAATCTTGAACGGAACTGCTGTGGTATCTCTTTTGCAGCCAGCACCCGAGACGTACAACTTGTTTGACGACATTATTCTGATATCAGATGGGAAAATTGTCTATCAGGGCGCTCGAGAGGATGTCCTTGGCTTCTTCGAGTCTATGGGGTTCAAATGTCCTGAGAGAAAAGGCGTGGCCGACTTCTTGCAAGAAGTATGTCTCAGAATAAACTACAAAACTACTAAGGTTGTCAAGCAGTGATCTATTTTCACTTCTGATGGTGAAAAATTTAAATTCGTTGCAGGTAACTTCAAAGAAGGATCAAGAGCAATATTGGATGAGGAGGGATGAAACTTACCGGTTTATCACGGCAAAAGAATTTGCTGAGGCATATCAATCATTCCATGTTGGGAGGCAACTCGGGGATGAACTTGCAACTTCATATGACAAGAGCAAAAGCCATCCAGCTGCTTTGTCAACACAAAAGTATGGTATAGGGAAGAAACAACTCTTAAATGTCTGCACTGAAAGAGAATTCTTACTAATGAAGAGGAACTCATTTGTTTACATATTCAAGTTCATTCAGGTGACAACTTAGtctataaatatattaagttTTCAAGTCTCCGTCATATTTGATTGCAAGTACTAATGACTCGGGGTTTTGATCTGTTTACAGCTTGCAGTTATGGCACTCATAACACTTACCCTCTTTTTCCGAACTGAGATGCACCGTGATACTATGGAAGATGGACTAAAATATGCTGGTGCCCTCTTTTTCATTGTCACTACGGTTTTTTTTAATGGACTGTCTGAAATCGCCATGactattttcaaacttcctatCTTCTACAAGCAAAGGGACCTTCTCTTTTACCCTTCATGGGCTTACGCAATTCCCTCAGGGATACTCAAAATCCCTGTACAATTTGTTGAAGTTGGCATTTGGGTGATCCTCACTTACTATGTCGTTGGATTTGATCCGAGCCCTGCAAGGTACGTAAAAGATGACACAGTGAAAATATCAGGTTATCTTCAAAAGATGATTGTTAAACAAGAGTCTGTTTTTGCAGATTTTTCAAGCATTTCTTGGTACTCGTATTAGTAAACATGATGTCATCAGGATTGTTTCGCTTCATTGGGGCTGTTGGAAGGACCATGGGAGTTGCTAATACGTTCGGAGTATTTGTTCTGCTTTTACAGTTTGCATTGGGCGGATTTGTTCTTTCACGAGGTACATTTGGTGATTTATGTGTTTGCAGAAGCTTTTATCTTGCTTATACCCACTATTTTTAACAGTCTACTGCTAATGTTGTAGTTGATGTGAAGAAATGGTGGATATGGGGTTACTGGTCTTCACCGATGATGTATTCTTTAAATTCAATTCTTGTGAATGAATTCGATGGGAAAAAGTGGGAACAGATTGTACCAAATACAACTGATTCACTTGGAGTTGCAGTTGTAACGGCTCGAGGGTTCTTCCCAAATGCATACTGGTACTGGATAGGTATCGGTGCACTTATAGGATTCGCAATCGTCTTTAACATTTGCTACAGTCTTGCACTCGCGTATCTCAACCGTGAGTATCTTTAAAGTTTCTccatttatttttccttaaatgtgaaaaatatttaatgttTAGTTCAATATCTACAGCATTTGGTAAGCCGCAAGCTATGATATCAGAAGGCACTGAAAAAGAAGAGTCCAATAGTGAAGACCAGAATAAGAAAAAGGGAATGGTTCTTCCATTTGAACCGCATTCCATCACCTTCGATGAAGTTATATACGCTGTTGATATGCCTCAGGTAACTAGCTGGGAATTGTTACGGATAAAACTTAGTGATGTTAATCCTTAAATTTACGTTCCAATGATATTTGGCAGGAAATGAAATATCAAGGTGCCACTGAAGATAGATTGGTACTTCTGAAAGGTGTAAGCGGAGCTTTCAGGCCCGGTGTTTTGACAGCTTTGATGGGAGTTAGTGGCGCTGGAAAAACAACGTTGATGGATGTATTGGCTGGAAGAAAAAcaggaggatatattgagggtaGTATCAAAATCTCTGGCTATCCGAAGAAGCAAGAAACATTTGCACGTATTTCTGGGTACTGTGAGCAGAATGATATCCATTCACCTTATGTTACAGTTTACGAGTCATTAGTATACTCAGCTTGGCTCCGTTTATctcatgaaattgatgaaaagaCTAGAAAGGTTGGGTTCTCTGAAAACTTTCCTTCCATAACATGAATCTCTCGCCAAAAAATCAGTTAAAACACAACAAAGAAGGTCAAATCATATGACATTTCCTATATTATTATCCTTGTGCAGATGTTTGTTGAGGAAGTTATGAACCTTGTTGAGCTTACGCCATTAAGATCAGCCTTAGTTGGTTTGCCAGGAGTCAACGGTCTCTCAACTGAGCAACGCAAAAGGTTGACCATTGCAGTGGAACTAGTGGCAAACCCCTCTATCATTTTCATGGATGAACCAACTTCAGGGCTGGATGCAAGAGCTGCTGCAATTGTGATGAGAACGGTTAGAAACACAGTTGACACAGGAAGAACGGTTGTTTGTACCATCCATCAGCCTAGTATCGACATTTTTGAAGCCTTTGATGAGGTGAATTTATTAAATGTGTTTTGtttctcttttgaaatcaattacTAATATAAAAACACTCTGCAGCTATTTCTAATGAAACGAGGAGGAGAAGAGATATATGTTGGTCCATTAGGTCGCCTTTCCTGCCATTTGATCAAATACTTTGAGGTAAATTTTCTAAGTGGATAAATGAGCTACCCTTTTTCGAGTTAATACGATCAAATACCAAACTAATTCATCTTGTATTCAGTCAATGCCTGGGGTAAGTAAAATTCAAGATGGCTACAATCCAGCAACTTGGATGTTAGAAGTTACAACTCCGGCACAGGAAATAATGTTGGGGGTTGATTTTGCGGACTTATACAAGAAATCAGATCTTTACAGGAGGAATAAAGCGTTGATTAGTGAACTCAGCGTGCCTCGCCCTGGTACAAATGACCTGCATTTCGACAATCAATACTCACAGCCATTTTGGACCCAATGTATGGCTTGCCTTTGGAAGCAACATTGGTCATACTGGCGTAATCCTGCTTATACTGCAGTCAGATATCTCTTTACAATCTTCATCGCCTTGACCATTGGTACAATGTTTTGGGATCTTGGCACTAAAGTGTATGTTCAAACTTATGATGAAATGATTCCTCAGATAATTTGGAAAATACTTCTAGTTCTTAGTGCTAAaagcattttctcttttttttttttttctttttatagggGAAAGAGCCAAGATCTATTTAATGCTATGGGATCAATGTATGCTCCTGTTTTCTTCATCGGTTTTCAAAATGCATCGTCAGTGCTGCCTGTTGTAGACGTTGAGCGTACAGTATTTTACAGAGAAAGAGCTGCTGGAATGTATTCTGCCATCCCCTATGCCTTCGGACAAGTAAGCAGAGGATTTAACTTCTTATAAGCCAGTTTCTTGTTTAAGAGGGCTAACaaacaataattttaatttgCAGGTTTTCATTGAATTACCATATATCTTTGTGCAAGCTATTACCTATGGTGTTATTGTCTATGCTATGATTGGATTTGAATGGACAGCATCCAAATTCTTTTGGTACATGTTCTTCATGTACTTCACTCTCTTGTACTTCACCTTCTACGGCATGATGTGCGTTGCTGTTACCCCAAATCAAAATGTCGCGCTAATTGTCTCGATTTTCTTCTATTCACTGTGGAATCTTTTCTCAGGATTTATTGTTCCACGACCAGTAAGTTCATGAAACATTCCCATTTTGTTACATTAAAATCAATTTAGAGCTCGAAAATGATGACATGTTTTCGTTGTTTTTCAAAAACAGCTTATGCCCATATGGTGGAGATGGTACTATTGGGCTTGTCCTGTTGCCTGGACATTGTATGGTTTGCTTACATCACAATTTGGAGAACTCCAAAACAAACTTAGTGATTCCAGTGAAACAGTGGAACAATTCTTGAGACGTTACTTCGGGTTCAAGCATGATTTTCTTGGAGTAGTTGCAGTTATGACCGCGATGTAcgctgttgtttttgccttgacaTTTGCTTTGTGCATTAAGGTATTCAACTTCCAGAAAAGATAGAAGAGCTTATTGGCTAAAGATCTATGAAAATTGAAGAGAAGATTGATTTCAACTTGAAGAAGTATATTATGTTTTGAAGAGAAGATTCATTTCAACTTGAAgaagtatatatatgtttgaagAGAAGATTGATTTCAACTTGAagaagtatatatatgttttgaatAGAAGATTGATTTCAACTTGAAGAAGTACATGTATGTTTTGTTCATGTTATACTGCGTTACTATGCAATGAAATGATCCATCGATTTCATAAGTTGGTAATGTTAGAAAATTCATTTCTAATC contains:
- the LOC107850480 gene encoding pleiotropic drug resistance protein 1, giving the protein MEPTNLRGGSLRETITKMNSMRGSLSRRMTSTNNSMWTSNGVDVFNRSSRDHEDDEEALKWAALEKLPTFDRLRKGLLFGSQGASAEIDIHDIGFQDRNKLVERLVKVADEDNEKFLWKLRNRIDRVGIDLPEIEVRYEHLTIEADAYVGSRALPTFTNFITNFLETVLNSLHILSSRKKKLTILNDVSGIIKPCRMTLLLGPPSSGKTTLLLALAGKLDSALKVTGKVTYNGHGMNEFVPQRTAAYISQYDLHIGEMTVRETLEFSAKCQGVGSRYDMMVELARREKEAKIKPDPDIDIFMKALATEGREASFVTNYILKLLGLDICADTMVGDEMIRGISGGQKKRVTTGEMLVGPSKALFMDEISTGLDSSTTYSIVNSLRQTVKILNGTAVVSLLQPAPETYNLFDDIILISDGKIVYQGAREDVLGFFESMGFKCPERKGVADFLQEVTSKKDQEQYWMRRDETYRFITAKEFAEAYQSFHVGRQLGDELATSYDKSKSHPAALSTQKYGIGKKQLLNVCTEREFLLMKRNSFVYIFKFIQLAVMALITLTLFFRTEMHRDTMEDGLKYAGALFFIVTTVFFNGLSEIAMTIFKLPIFYKQRDLLFYPSWAYAIPSGILKIPVQFVEVGIWVILTYYVVGFDPSPARFFKHFLVLVLVNMMSSGLFRFIGAVGRTMGVANTFGVFVLLLQFALGGFVLSRVDVKKWWIWGYWSSPMMYSLNSILVNEFDGKKWEQIVPNTTDSLGVAVVTARGFFPNAYWYWIGIGALIGFAIVFNICYSLALAYLNPFGKPQAMISEGTEKEESNSEDQNKKKGMVLPFEPHSITFDEVIYAVDMPQEMKYQGATEDRLVLLKGVSGAFRPGVLTALMGVSGAGKTTLMDVLAGRKTGGYIEGSIKISGYPKKQETFARISGYCEQNDIHSPYVTVYESLVYSAWLRLSHEIDEKTRKMFVEEVMNLVELTPLRSALVGLPGVNGLSTEQRKRLTIAVELVANPSIIFMDEPTSGLDARAAAIVMRTVRNTVDTGRTVVCTIHQPSIDIFEAFDELFLMKRGGEEIYVGPLGRLSCHLIKYFESMPGVSKIQDGYNPATWMLEVTTPAQEIMLGVDFADLYKKSDLYRRNKALISELSVPRPGTNDLHFDNQYSQPFWTQCMACLWKQHWSYWRNPAYTAVRYLFTIFIALTIGTMFWDLGTKVGKSQDLFNAMGSMYAPVFFIGFQNASSVLPVVDVERTVFYRERAAGMYSAIPYAFGQVFIELPYIFVQAITYGVIVYAMIGFEWTASKFFWYMFFMYFTLLYFTFYGMMCVAVTPNQNVALIVSIFFYSLWNLFSGFIVPRPLMPIWWRWYYWACPVAWTLYGLLTSQFGELQNKLSDSSETVEQFLRRYFGFKHDFLGVVAVMTAMYAVVFALTFALCIKVFNFQKR